A genomic stretch from Engraulis encrasicolus isolate BLACKSEA-1 chromosome 12, IST_EnEncr_1.0, whole genome shotgun sequence includes:
- the spry2 gene encoding protein sprouty homolog 2: METRTQNGGVGGSMSGGGLLRALRDGGGGGGGTRPQAGDAISEPPPPLREPPVLSLDQIRSQRTSNEYTEGPTVVAVPVRPTTTTTTTTTTTPSLQGKPGEMVAPWTGGTGVGSTTQNESTLDPQQQQERLVPLRASPHPQRSTMHLAPPPRDALTPSRSVSVESSQAPSSVRTSTGSSSSEQRLLGGSSPVTPSRVVRVQPQPKRSVDIKSDDLKPLAASAGNPEGSLGKHSHLCEDCRRCRCKECARPRRLPNCWMCGQRCLCSAENAVEYGTCVCCVKGLFYHCSTDDEDTCADKPFSCSQAHRCARWSALGALTLLLPCLLCYLPAKGCLSLCQGCYDRAARPGCRCKNRRWCPLQER, from the coding sequence ATGGAGACGAGAACTCAAAATGGCGGAGTGGGCGGCAGCATGTCCGGAGGAGGCCTGCTGCGTGCTCTGCGtgatggcggcggcggcggtggcggtacCCGGCCTCAGGCTGGCGATGCCATCAGCGAGCCTCCTCCCCCGCTCCGGGAACCACCAGTGCTCTCGTTGGACCAGATCCGCAGCCAGCGCACCAGCAATGAGTACACCGAAGGCCCCACTGTGGTCGCCGTGCCCGTCAGgcctacaaccaccaccaccaccaccacaacaacaacaccctCCTTGCAGGGCAAGCCCGGCGAGATGGTGGCCCCATGGACAGGTGGTACAGGCGTCGGGTCCACCACCCAGAACGAGAGCACCCTggacccccagcagcagcaggagaggctTGTGCCTTTACGGGCCTCTCCGCACCCCCAGCGGTCCACAATGCACTTGGCTCCTCCGCCGCGGGACGCCCTGACCCCGAGCCGCTCGGTGAGCGTGGAGAGCTCCCAGGCGCCCAGTAGCGTGAGGACTAGTACGGGCAGCTCCTCCTCGGAGCAAAGGCTGCTGGGAGGTAGCTCCCCCGTCACGCCCAGCCGCGTCGTCCGGGTGCAGCCGCAGCCCAAACGCTCCGTGGACATCAAGTCCGACGACCTGAAGCCCCTGGCGGCGAGTGCGGGGAACCCCGAGGGCTCCCTGGGCAAGCACTCGCACCTGTGCGAGGACTGCCGGCGGTGCAGGTGCAAGGAGTGCGCGCGGCCGCGGCGCCTGCCCAACTGCTGGATGTGCGGCCAGCGCTGCCTGTGCTCGGCGGAGAACGCGGTGGAGTACGGCACGTGCGTGTGCTGCGTGAAAGGACTGTTCTACCACTGCTCCACGGACGACGAGGACACGTGCGCCGACAAGCCCTTCTCCTGCAGCCAGGCGCACCGCTGCGCCCGCTGGTCCGCCCTGGGCGCCCTCACCctcctcctgccctgcctgctcTGCTACCTCCCGGCCAAGGGCTGCCTCTCGCTGTGCCAGGGATGCTACGACCGCGCCGCGCGGCCGGGCTGCCGCTGTAAAAACAGACGTTGGTGTCCACTGCAAGAACGTTGA